A single Musa acuminata AAA Group cultivar baxijiao chromosome BXJ2-1, Cavendish_Baxijiao_AAA, whole genome shotgun sequence DNA region contains:
- the LOC103999814 gene encoding peroxidase 19 → MGGRSSFLRVALLTFSLGFYFVSCCVGFVEGGYSNATKRKRVPVRHQLSLDFYANTCPHVDQLVASVTARRFRDSPASGAATIRLFFHDCFVEGCDASILIAPTTGGKVVVERDVEDNKNLAPEAFETVEMAKALVESKCPGMVTCADILAMAARDFVRLAGGPNYGVKKGRKDSRVSMAGKVRGNLPRANSTVDELIRLFAAKGFRTEDLVALSGAHTIGFSHCDQFVSRLYDFRGTGEPDPSIDLRLLKALRMSCPRSGGNNDVVAPFDVQTPFSFDHMYYGNLEAKMGLLATDQALFLDPRTRPLVQGLGRDKVRFFDAFAAGMEKMGSIRVKKGKTGEIRKVCSKHLAA, encoded by the exons ATGGGAGGCCGCTCCAGCTTCCTCCGTGTCGCCCTTCTCACGTTCTCGTTGGGGTTCTATTTCGTCTCATGTTGTGTTGGGTTCGTCGAGGGCGGCTACAGCAATGCCACGAAGAGGAAGAGGGTCCCCGTCCGGCACCAGCTCTCGTTGGACTTCTACGCCAACACCTGCCCCCACGTCGACCAGCTCGTCGCCTCCGTCACCGCCCGACGGTTCCGTGACTCGCCGGCGTCCGGTGCCGCCACCATCCGCCTCTTCTTCCATGACTGCTTCGTCGAA GGCTGCGACGCGTCCATACTGATCGCGCCGACCACCGGCGGGAAGGTGGTGGTGGAGAGGGACGTGGAGGACAACAAGAACCTGGCGCCCGAGGCGTTCGAGACAGTGGAAATGGCCAAGGCGTTGGTGGAGAGCAAGTGCCCCGGCATGGTCACCTGCGCCGACATCCTTGCCATGGCTGCCAGAGACTTCGTCCGCCTG GCAGGAGGGCCGAACTATGGcgtgaagaaggggaggaaggacagCAGAGTGTCGATGGCGGGGAAGGTGAGGGGTAACCTCCCTCGAGCCAACTCCACGGTGGACGAGCTCATCCGGCTGTTCGCGGCCAAGGGGTTTCGCACGGAGGACCTGGTGGCGCTGTCGGGGGCGCACACCATCGGCTTCTCCCACTGCGACCAGTTCGTGAGCCGACTGTACGACTTCCGCGGCACCGGGGAGCCCGACCCCTCGATCGACCTGCGGCTCCTCAAGGCGCTGCGGATGTCGTGCCCCCGCTCCGGCGGCAACAACGACGTGGTGGCGCCGTTCGACGTGCAAACCCCCTTCTCCTTCGATCACATGTACTACGGCAACCTGGAGGCCAAGATGGGGCTGCTGGCCACGGACCAGGCGCTGTTCCTGGACCCGCGGACGAGGCCTCTGGTGCAGGGCCTGGGAAGGGACAAGGTCAGGTTCTTCGATGCCTTCGCTGCGGGCATGGAGAAGATGGGATCCATCAGGGTGAAGAAGGGGAAGACGGGGGAGATCAGGAAGGTCTGTAGCAAGCACCTGGCAGCTTGA
- the LOC135599035 gene encoding urease accessory protein G-like has translation MSSQDHHHHHHHEGDRHHHTHEEGSLAAASWVGPDGRVYHSHDGLAPHSHEPIYSPGFFSKRAPPLVDRDFKERAFTVGIGGPVGTGKTALMLALCQFLRDKYSLAAVTNDIFTKEDGEFLVKHGALPEQRIRAVETGGCPHAAIREDISINLGPLEELSNLYKADILLCESGGDNLAANFSRELADYIIYIIDVSGGDKIPRKGGPGITQADLLVINKTDIAQAVGADLKIMERDALRMRDGGPFVFAQVKHRVGVEEIINHVLQAWEAATGDRRR, from the exons ATGTCTTCCCAAGaccaccaccatcatcaccaCCACGAAGGCGATCGCCACCATCATACCCATGA AGAAGGCTCCTTGGCCGCGGCATCGTGGGTCGGTCCGGATGGGAGGGTGTACCACTCCCACGACGGCCTGGCGCCGCACTCGCACGAGCCCATCTACTCACCGGGGTTCTTCAGCAAGCGCGCGCCGCCCCTTGTTGACAGGGACTTCAAGGAGCGCGCTTTCACTGTCGGCATCGGCGGCCCCGTCGGCACCGG AAAAACAGCTTTAATGCTGGCACTTTGCCAATTTCTACGTGACAAATACAGTCTTGCAGCG GTAACAaatgatatattcacaaaagaggATGGAGAATTCTTAGTGAAGCATGGAGCACTTCCAGAGCAAAGGATTCGTGCTGTTGAAACTGGAGGCTGCCCACATGCTGCTATACGAGAAGATATAAGTATTAATCTAGGCCCTCTGGAAGAGCTATCTAATTTGTATAAGGCAGACATACTTCTTTGTGAATCTGGAGGAG ATAATTTAGCTGCTAACTTTAGCAGAGAATTAGCAGACTATATAATTTACATCATCGATGTTTCTGGTGGTGATAAAATACCTAGAAAAGGCGGACCAGGCATAACCCAAGCAGATCTTTTG GTAATAAACAAGACAGACATAGCACAAGCGGTCGGAGCTGACTTGAAAATTATGGAAAGGGATGCACTACGCATGCGGGATGGAGGGCCTTTTGTTTTTGCTCAG GTGAAGCACAGAGTTGGCGTCGAGGAAATCATAAACCATGTCTTGCAAGCATGGGAGGCAGCTACCGGCGATCGGCGCCGTTGA
- the LOC103999804 gene encoding uncharacterized protein LOC103999804, with amino-acid sequence MAWNFAPSSSLPKPPPWVQATERVPTKNQSVLFKPTSSEKCFSPCKASQSESVAEDTSPTSSTARNQLDLLEQLTSSSPTASGYDSLGDPPRPTIREQLSEIVGDRDGEFILPLGKKLKASLNTLTISQKRNIKRQAYLNEVEQRNDSVFFATIGAFVLLPPAVILSVAILTGYVQLFP; translated from the exons ATGGCCTGGAACTTcgccccttcctcttctctccCCAAGCCTCCTCCTTGGGTTCAGGCTACAGAGAGAGTGCCAACAAAGAACCAGAGTGTGCTGTTCAAGCCCACAAGCTCAGAGAAGTGTTTCTCTCCCTGTAAAGCATCACAATCAGAGAGTGTTGCAGAGGATACCAGTCCAACCA GCTCAACGGCACGAAATCAACTGGATCTCTTGGAACAACTGACATCTTCCTCTCCTACTGCAAGTG GTTATGACAGTCTTGGTGATCCCCCCAGACCTACCATCCGAGAACAGCTTTCTGAAATAGTAGGAGACAGAGATGGTGAGTTCATCCTTCCACTTGGTAAGAAGCTGAAAGCAAGTCTGAATACATTGACCATATCACAGAAAAGAAACATCAAGCGACAGGCTTACCTGAATGAAGTTGAACAAAGAAATGACTCCGTCTTCTTTGCAACAATTGGAGCATTTGTGCTTCTACCACCGGCAGTCATCTTGTCTGTTGCCATATTGACTGGATATGTGCAGCTCTTCCCCTGA
- the LOC135599034 gene encoding persulfide dioxygenase ETHE1 homolog, mitochondrial-like encodes MAARLLFRQLFEKESSTYTYLLADLSHPDKLAVLIDPVDRTVDRDITLVKELGLKLVYAMNTHVHADHVTGTGLIKAKMPGVKSVISKASKAVADHVVEHGDKIYFGDLFLEVRATPGHTVGCVTYVTGVGSDQPYPRMAFTGDALLIHGCGRTDFQGGSSHQLYQSVHSQIFTLPKDTLLYPGHDYKGFTVTTVGEEIVYNPRLTKDEETFKDIMENLNLAYPKMMDVAVPSNMVCGLQDIISKV; translated from the exons ATGGCGGCCAGACTTCTCTTCCGGCAGCTCTTCGAGAAGGAATCCTCGACCTACACTTACCTCCTCGCCGACCTCAGCCACCCCGACAAGCTTGCCGTT CTTATTGATCCGGTGGACAGAACTGTTGACAGAGACATAACTCTTGTTAAAGAACTGGGGTTGAAACTTGTCTATGCTATGAATACTCATGTCCATGCTGATCATGTTACAGGAACAGGATTGATAAAG GCTAAGATGCCAGGTGTCAAGTCTGTCATCTCTAAAGCTAGTAAAGCAGTAGCTGATCATGTGGTTGAACATGGtgataaaatatattttggaGATCTTTTTCTGGAG GTTCGTGCCACTCCTGGTCATACTGTGGGTTGTGTCACCTATGTAACAGGAGTTGGATCTGATCAGCCTTATCCACGAATGGCCTTCACTGGTGATGCGTTGCTGATTCATGGCTGCGGAAGAACAGATTTTCAG GGTGGAAGTTCACATCAGCTGTACCAGTCAGTGCACTCACAG ATATTCACATTGCCAAAGGATACGCTCCTTTACCCTGGTCATGACTACAAAGGATTCACG GTTACTACTGTTGGAGAGGAGATTGTCTATAATCCTCGGCTAACAAAGGATGAG GAAACATTCAAGGACATCATGGAAA ATCTAAACTTGGCATATCCCAAGATGATGGATGTTGCCGTACCATCTAATATGGTCTGTGGGCTGCAAGATATAATCTCAAAAGTCTAA